From Aureibacillus halotolerans, a single genomic window includes:
- a CDS encoding S-layer homology domain-containing protein, which translates to MKKTWLLAAGLVLAVPVHAGAANDDVSGHYFEVEIRDLEEAGIMNGYGNGQFKPDQNVTRAEFAAFVSRSLSLSKGEATFTDVSEEHPLYNEVGAAAEAGIVRGIGDDLFDPKRFITREEMAVMLDRAVQYKDIDPEAAELTFLDKDDILYPLNVRHTVALGIVAGGKDGMFRPKDSATRGQAATFIHRMLEAIAVAELPEPEEPITPPEEPVTPEEELPDPPETSSDAYRTATFDSEGQPQFSDEVNSWEEALELLGDKDADVLYKGDQIVWIADGLAVSKGLTYIYREEEDDVALGGQQVTYVAPGTEMKLLESGQERVHVMLQGLKGSVNASDIALLPTELIPGQSYYKERDGFLWHYIYVNNKYEAYLYGEAPSFFDEGEQIQSWDGATFEDETYRQYFSYMPLRSTTSYSAEELDEYVASQRPDSPLIGLGEFFKDAEETYDVNALYLLAHAIHESAWGFSQIAQEKNNLYGLRAYDVNPGENALAFPSVEANIDFAAKYISENYLTDAEGTYYNGGYLGNKNGGMNVVYASDPYWGQKIAGYMYRADKVMGEKDIHQLDMISQ; encoded by the coding sequence ATGAAAAAAACATGGCTATTGGCGGCAGGGCTAGTGCTTGCTGTCCCAGTACACGCTGGAGCAGCCAACGATGACGTGTCAGGTCATTATTTTGAAGTGGAGATTCGTGATCTAGAGGAAGCTGGAATCATGAACGGCTATGGGAATGGCCAGTTCAAGCCAGATCAAAATGTGACACGAGCTGAATTTGCGGCGTTTGTGAGCCGCTCGTTGTCGCTCTCCAAAGGTGAAGCTACATTTACAGATGTGTCTGAGGAACACCCTCTTTATAATGAGGTTGGCGCAGCCGCGGAAGCGGGAATTGTTCGTGGGATTGGTGATGACCTATTTGACCCTAAACGTTTCATTACAAGAGAAGAAATGGCCGTTATGTTAGATCGTGCCGTTCAATATAAAGATATTGACCCAGAGGCGGCAGAGCTTACTTTCTTGGACAAGGATGACATCCTTTATCCATTAAACGTCCGTCATACAGTCGCGCTGGGAATTGTGGCCGGCGGCAAGGATGGCATGTTTAGACCAAAGGATTCGGCGACACGTGGTCAAGCTGCAACATTTATTCACCGCATGCTTGAGGCCATTGCTGTTGCAGAGCTACCTGAACCAGAAGAGCCGATTACACCGCCAGAAGAACCTGTTACTCCTGAGGAGGAATTGCCTGATCCCCCTGAAACGTCTTCAGATGCGTACCGAACTGCGACGTTTGATAGTGAAGGGCAGCCACAGTTTTCTGATGAAGTGAATTCGTGGGAAGAAGCACTTGAGCTTCTAGGAGACAAAGACGCGGATGTTCTGTATAAAGGAGACCAAATCGTCTGGATTGCCGACGGCTTAGCCGTCAGCAAAGGTCTAACGTATATCTATCGTGAGGAAGAAGACGATGTTGCCCTTGGTGGACAGCAGGTGACTTATGTCGCTCCAGGAACTGAGATGAAGCTGCTTGAGTCTGGACAAGAACGTGTCCATGTGATGCTTCAAGGATTAAAGGGCTCGGTGAACGCAAGCGATATCGCGCTTTTGCCAACAGAGCTGATCCCAGGACAGTCCTACTATAAGGAACGAGATGGCTTTTTGTGGCATTATATTTACGTGAACAATAAATATGAAGCCTATTTGTACGGAGAAGCGCCGTCATTCTTTGATGAAGGCGAGCAGATACAAAGCTGGGATGGTGCAACGTTTGAAGACGAGACGTATCGCCAATACTTTTCCTATATGCCGTTACGTTCGACAACATCGTATTCAGCAGAAGAGCTTGATGAGTATGTCGCTTCACAGCGCCCCGATTCACCACTGATTGGTCTTGGTGAATTCTTTAAAGATGCAGAAGAGACGTATGATGTAAACGCGCTTTACTTGCTTGCTCATGCGATTCATGAAAGTGCATGGGGCTTTAGTCAGATTGCACAGGAAAAAAACAATCTTTACGGACTACGTGCCTATGATGTCAATCCAGGGGAAAACGCACTTGCGTTTCCATCAGTAGAAGCAAACATTGATTTTGCTGCCAAGTATATTTCTGAAAACTACTTAACGGATGCAGAGGGAACTTACTACAACGGAGGGTACTTAGGCAATAAAAATGGCGGCATGAATGTGGTTTACGCGTCTGATCCTTATTGGGGTCAAAAAATTGCTGGCTATATGTATCGTGCAGACAAAGTGATGGGTGAAAAGGATATTCATCAGTTGGACATGATTTCGCAATAA
- a CDS encoding WecB/TagA/CpsF family glycosyltransferase, producing the protein METVSILGVPFAKATMQEMVSALESRLEQQQKTFVVTANPEIVMQARDKPDFQRCIQQADYITADGIGVVKAAQMIGQPLPERVAGYDMMHELFALCAKRGWSVYMIGAEEEVIVGAVEKVQELYPGIKIVGYRNGFFELDDQTIIADIQQAKPDLVLAALGMARQEEWIVQTLPAVDQGVFIGVGGSFDVLAGKVERAPAIFQKANLEWFYRLCKQPSRWRRMLALPKFITTVRKEHKGGRA; encoded by the coding sequence TTGGAGACAGTCAGTATACTAGGCGTGCCGTTTGCAAAAGCAACGATGCAGGAGATGGTGAGTGCGCTTGAATCGCGTTTAGAACAGCAGCAAAAAACCTTTGTTGTCACGGCGAATCCGGAAATTGTCATGCAAGCAAGAGACAAGCCTGATTTTCAGCGTTGCATTCAACAGGCGGACTATATTACGGCAGATGGCATTGGGGTTGTGAAGGCCGCGCAAATGATTGGACAACCATTGCCAGAGCGCGTGGCAGGGTATGACATGATGCATGAGCTGTTCGCTCTTTGTGCCAAGCGAGGTTGGTCCGTTTATATGATAGGGGCAGAGGAAGAAGTCATTGTCGGGGCTGTTGAAAAAGTGCAAGAGCTTTACCCTGGCATCAAAATCGTCGGCTATCGCAACGGATTTTTTGAGCTTGATGATCAAACGATTATAGCTGATATTCAACAGGCCAAGCCGGATCTTGTGCTTGCGGCATTAGGCATGGCACGTCAAGAGGAATGGATTGTACAAACGCTTCCTGCGGTTGATCAAGGCGTGTTTATCGGTGTCGGTGGAAGCTTTGATGTCCTCGCTGGTAAGGTTGAGCGGGCGCCGGCAATCTTTCAAAAAGCGAATCTTGAATGGTTCTACCGCCTTTGCAAGCAGCCTTCAAGGTGGCGACGAATGCTGGCATTGCCGAAGTTCATCACCACTGTAAGAAAAGAACATAAAGGAGGGAGGGCATAA